In Candidatus Chlorohelix allophototropha, one DNA window encodes the following:
- the pfkA gene encoding 6-phosphofructokinase, with amino-acid sequence MATPNQKRLGVLTSGGDSPGMNAAVRAVVRTAVASGWDVIGIRRGYNGIFTHNFVKMNSRSVANIIDKGGTILGSSRSNRFMDSAGRADAVNILREAGIDGMIIIGGNGSLTGALELEKLGMPVVGLPASIDNDLVGTDMAIGVDTCLNTIMEALDKIRDTASSHHRAFIIEVMGRNCGYLALMASLNGGADVVITPDRTPTLEEVSQMLRQSRTFGRSHAIIVVAEGSSLKSDEIAHYLTKEIMDYYETRLTILGHVQRGGSPSAFDRIIATRLGARAVQTLLSGKSGVMCGLVQGRLCETPLSEVVGRVKEVDAEIYELIRIMSH; translated from the coding sequence ATGGCGACACCTAACCAGAAACGGCTAGGGGTTCTGACCAGTGGGGGAGATTCGCCCGGTATGAACGCCGCAGTTCGCGCTGTGGTACGTACGGCAGTTGCCAGTGGTTGGGATGTAATAGGTATCCGGCGAGGATATAACGGGATTTTTACCCATAACTTTGTCAAAATGAATTCGCGGAGTGTTGCCAATATTATCGATAAAGGTGGAACTATTCTCGGTTCCAGCCGTTCAAATCGTTTTATGGACTCGGCAGGCAGAGCGGATGCTGTGAATATTCTGCGCGAAGCCGGTATAGACGGGATGATAATTATCGGGGGAAACGGTAGCCTGACCGGCGCGCTTGAACTTGAAAAGCTTGGTATGCCGGTAGTGGGCTTGCCAGCTTCGATTGATAATGATTTGGTGGGAACTGATATGGCAATCGGGGTTGATACCTGTCTTAATACCATAATGGAGGCGCTCGATAAAATTCGTGATACCGCCAGCAGTCATCATCGTGCCTTTATCATCGAAGTGATGGGAAGAAATTGTGGATACTTGGCGTTGATGGCTTCCCTGAATGGCGGCGCGGATGTGGTTATAACGCCGGATAGAACCCCTACACTGGAGGAAGTATCTCAAATGCTTCGCCAGTCTCGTACCTTTGGCAGAAGCCATGCGATTATAGTGGTGGCGGAAGGCTCTAGCTTAAAATCTGATGAAATCGCCCACTACCTTACTAAAGAGATAATGGATTACTACGAAACTCGTCTAACTATTCTGGGGCATGTACAGAGAGGTGGCTCGCCTAGCGCATTCGACCGCATCATTGCTACTCGTCTAGGGGCAAGAGCAGTTCAGACCTTGTTGAGTGGTAAAAGTGGGGTAATGTGCGGGTTAGTGCAGGGAAGATTGTGCGAGACTCCGCTCAGCGAGGTAGTTGGGCGTGTGAAAGAAGTAGACGCTGAGATTTACGAGCTTATCAGAATCATGTCCCATTAA
- a CDS encoding CpXC domain-containing protein, protein MSRVLDLEITCPECGTVFQASGHTVIDSADEADAEAFWALKEGSINIAHCPKCSASGFIPVPLVLHESEREMVLAFVPNAEEMDEETIGSMIGPILEGFLSSVPEEKQADYMFEPIVTDDPMALVMAARGESLEDYEYDEEDDDEDDEEGDELTEEEMREIQARQALLQDLLQVPVADSLSRITMLRNNQTIVDDMLVQLIGIVTEQARAIQPDALQSLNKIMNEIEVFMASN, encoded by the coding sequence ATGTCGAGAGTGCTTGACCTTGAAATAACCTGCCCCGAGTGTGGTACAGTTTTCCAAGCAAGCGGTCATACGGTTATTGACTCCGCAGACGAAGCCGATGCTGAAGCATTTTGGGCGTTGAAAGAAGGCAGTATTAATATTGCACATTGTCCCAAGTGCAGCGCTTCGGGTTTTATACCTGTACCGCTTGTTTTGCATGAGTCGGAGCGTGAAATGGTGCTGGCATTCGTTCCAAATGCTGAAGAAATGGACGAAGAAACGATCGGCTCAATGATCGGTCCTATTCTTGAAGGTTTCCTGTCAAGTGTACCGGAAGAAAAACAAGCTGATTATATGTTCGAGCCAATCGTAACCGACGATCCGATGGCTTTGGTTATGGCAGCACGTGGCGAAAGCCTTGAAGATTATGAGTACGACGAAGAGGATGATGACGAGGATGACGAAGAGGGTGATGAACTAACCGAAGAGGAAATGCGCGAGATTCAAGCACGCCAAGCGTTGTTACAGGATCTGCTACAAGTTCCAGTTGCGGATAGCCTCAGCCGAATAACTATGCTGCGAAACAACCAAACGATTGTTGACGATATGCTCGTACAGTTGATTGGAATAGTAACAGAGCAGGCGCGTGCTATCCAACCGGACGCTCTTCAATCCTTGAATAAAATAATGAATGAAATTGAAGTCTTTATGGCTTCAAACTAA
- a CDS encoding IS110 family transposase produces MRLAIRDKLTHALNGWVSRKFNSVLCSSPFSWTKVQKMITPPSETPKQASIGRLFAVGIDVGCEKCSISVLRPDKTVVIKPLEFTNDAQGYAFVLTKLESLGVIPAQITIGLEATGRYWENLYHYLARLGYNLILLHPVQTHQFAQRRGLRAKTDALDAGTIARVVLSDEARPAYVPGDLVATYRELVRLHSNLADEIGRYRNEIHALLFVIFPEYTQVFADPCRPTALSLYPSRQAIAEVPIGILSAKLIELSNGHYGLKTAERLLTLSKKSASSGLASNARAQGLVILCDQLLHTQANLEILESEIAQLLQKDEAAKKLAEIPEFGPKTIAGLRAELGEVGRFTNCNQVVAYAGLDLTVKESGKWKGKVKLSKRGSGRLRRLLYMAALVSLRLKVSAFGDYYRELRKRGMNGRSALMAVMRKMLITAYSLLKNDSTFDPKKVWIGAKFVAKELPLVAQVA; encoded by the coding sequence ATGCGACTGGCTATCCGCGATAAGCTTACGCACGCGCTGAATGGTTGGGTGTCCCGTAAGTTCAATAGTGTATTGTGTAGCAGCCCTTTTAGCTGGACTAAGGTGCAAAAAATGATTACTCCTCCATCTGAAACCCCAAAGCAAGCCTCAATAGGTCGGCTGTTTGCCGTGGGTATTGATGTAGGTTGTGAGAAGTGTAGTATAAGTGTACTTCGCCCTGACAAAACAGTAGTCATCAAGCCTCTCGAATTTACTAATGACGCGCAAGGTTATGCTTTTGTGCTGACTAAGCTCGAAAGTTTAGGGGTAATACCAGCTCAAATCACCATCGGCTTGGAAGCGACTGGACGTTACTGGGAAAACTTGTATCACTATCTAGCCAGATTGGGTTATAATTTAATTCTTTTACATCCGGTCCAAACCCATCAGTTCGCACAACGTCGTGGTTTACGGGCTAAAACTGATGCCTTGGATGCTGGAACGATTGCCAGGGTAGTCCTAAGCGATGAGGCTCGACCAGCTTATGTGCCAGGTGATTTGGTGGCGACCTATCGCGAATTAGTTCGGCTTCATTCCAACCTAGCCGATGAAATTGGTCGCTATCGAAATGAAATTCACGCCTTACTTTTTGTTATATTTCCAGAATATACTCAGGTCTTTGCTGACCCCTGCCGCCCCACTGCCCTGTCCTTATATCCTAGCCGTCAAGCAATTGCAGAAGTTCCTATAGGAATTCTAAGTGCTAAACTCATTGAATTAAGTAACGGTCATTATGGTTTGAAAACCGCTGAACGGCTACTTACATTGAGTAAAAAATCTGCCAGTAGTGGGCTTGCCAGTAATGCCCGTGCCCAGGGCTTAGTGATTTTGTGCGACCAATTGCTACATACCCAGGCTAACCTTGAGATTTTAGAAAGTGAAATTGCTCAACTACTGCAAAAAGATGAAGCAGCCAAGAAGTTGGCTGAAATCCCCGAATTTGGACCAAAAACCATCGCAGGGTTACGGGCAGAGCTAGGCGAAGTTGGACGTTTTACCAATTGTAATCAGGTGGTGGCCTACGCTGGGCTAGATTTAACCGTGAAGGAAAGCGGAAAATGGAAAGGCAAGGTGAAACTTTCCAAGCGTGGCAGTGGTCGGTTGCGGCGCCTGTTATACATGGCGGCATTAGTCAGTTTGCGTCTTAAAGTATCTGCCTTTGGGGACTATTACCGCGAATTAAGGAAGCGTGGCATGAATGGGCGCAGTGCATTGATGGCGGTTATGCGTAAGATGTTAATCACAGCTTACTCTTTGTTAAAGAACGACAGCACCTTCGACCCGAAAAAAGTCTGGATCGGTGCTAAGTTTGTGGCCAAAGAGTTACCATTGGTTGCTCAGGTGGCTTGA
- a CDS encoding citrate/2-methylcitrate synthase, producing the protein MSVEKVEAAGDPKAEEGKVEKGLEGVVALESSISSIIGSTLTYRGIEIDELAEKATFEEVVYLLWFGKLPNRAELADLDSRLRENSELPEPVYQLIKSFPKDIIPMDGLRSAVSVLGHYDPDTAAKPDDSEANLRKAIRMTAAFPIIVTAIERVKNGLEPIKPRKDLSIAGNFVYMLDGVAPDRIAIRAIDTALVLHADHELNASTFSARGTVSTLSDIYSAIVSAIGTLKGPLHGGANEAVMKMLLKIDDVSKAQQWIKDAIAHKEKIMGFGHRVYKNGDPRAKHLRKMSEELGKLKGETRWFEMSAIIDDYVSNEKGLLPNVDFYSASLYYVLGIPIEAFTPVFACSRISGWIAHCFEQYADNRLIRPRAHYNGPINQHYIPIEERV; encoded by the coding sequence ATGTCGGTTGAAAAAGTTGAGGCAGCCGGAGACCCCAAAGCTGAAGAGGGGAAAGTCGAAAAAGGTCTAGAGGGTGTTGTTGCTCTAGAAAGCTCTATAAGTTCGATAATTGGCAGCACCCTTACCTACCGTGGCATTGAAATTGATGAGTTGGCAGAAAAAGCTACGTTTGAAGAAGTAGTTTACCTACTGTGGTTTGGCAAACTGCCCAATCGCGCGGAATTAGCTGACTTAGATAGTCGACTACGTGAAAATTCAGAATTACCCGAACCGGTATATCAACTTATAAAGAGTTTCCCCAAAGATATTATTCCAATGGACGGGTTGCGCTCGGCTGTTTCGGTGCTGGGGCATTACGATCCAGATACCGCCGCAAAGCCGGATGATTCCGAAGCAAATTTGCGGAAAGCTATTCGAATGACGGCTGCTTTCCCGATTATTGTTACTGCTATTGAGCGGGTTAAAAATGGTCTAGAGCCGATCAAGCCTCGCAAAGATTTAAGTATCGCCGGAAATTTCGTGTATATGCTTGATGGGGTAGCGCCTGACCGAATTGCCATCCGCGCTATTGATACTGCACTGGTTCTACACGCCGACCATGAGTTGAACGCCAGCACCTTTTCGGCACGCGGCACTGTATCTACTCTCTCCGATATTTACAGCGCCATTGTAAGCGCAATTGGTACTTTGAAGGGTCCCTTGCATGGCGGTGCAAATGAAGCAGTTATGAAGATGCTGCTAAAAATTGACGATGTGAGTAAAGCCCAACAGTGGATTAAGGATGCAATTGCTCATAAGGAAAAGATAATGGGCTTCGGTCATCGTGTTTATAAGAATGGTGACCCTCGCGCCAAGCATCTGCGTAAAATGAGCGAGGAGCTGGGTAAACTTAAGGGTGAGACACGCTGGTTTGAAATGTCTGCCATCATTGATGATTATGTTTCGAACGAAAAAGGCTTGTTACCCAATGTTGACTTCTATTCCGCCAGCCTTTACTATGTGCTTGGCATTCCGATTGAAGCCTTTACTCCAGTATTTGCTTGTAGCCGTATCTCGGGGTGGATTGCCCATTGTTTCGAACAATATGCTGACAATCGTCTGATCCGTCCGCGTGCGCATTACAACGGGCCGATCAATCAGCACTATATCCCCATTGAAGAAAGGGTGTAA
- the serS gene encoding serine--tRNA ligase, giving the protein MLDLKLIRENPEVVRRAIEVKHVDLNLDELLEADRYSLDLEKKIMALNTESNANAKKFGKATPEEREALKERGRDINAEITTLTPQLQEARDRLGALMLEVPNIPAEFAPIGESEDDNVVIKSWGEPRHFDFQPLDHVQILENHKWADFERIATISGSRSYSLRNEAVLLEFALLRFALEKMMSKGFTLASVPSMAREYTFMGQGMFPKARDQVYFVPEDDIYLAGTSEVVLNSLHKDEILSESDLPILYGGFSACFRREAGSSGRDVRGLIRVHQFNKVEQYVLCKNDPEESAAWHKKLLNTSEEILQSLELPYQVVECCTGDMGLGKFRMNDINSWVPSEGKYRETHSCSSLHDWQARRTNLRYRGEDGKVRFAHTLNNTALATPRIMVPFLENHQQADGSIRLPVALQPYMGGLQKLG; this is encoded by the coding sequence ATGCTCGACCTAAAATTAATAAGGGAAAATCCAGAGGTAGTTCGTAGGGCTATTGAGGTTAAGCACGTCGATTTAAATCTGGATGAATTACTAGAAGCTGATCGTTACTCGCTTGATCTTGAAAAGAAAATAATGGCGTTGAACACCGAGTCCAACGCCAACGCTAAAAAATTCGGTAAAGCCACTCCTGAAGAGAGAGAAGCTTTAAAGGAGCGTGGTCGCGACATCAACGCTGAAATCACGACGCTAACTCCACAACTACAAGAAGCGCGTGATCGTTTAGGGGCATTGATGCTGGAAGTACCTAATATACCGGCAGAGTTTGCGCCCATCGGTGAAAGCGAAGATGATAATGTAGTTATCAAAAGCTGGGGAGAACCGCGCCACTTCGATTTTCAACCACTCGACCATGTGCAGATTCTAGAAAATCACAAATGGGCTGATTTTGAGCGCATCGCCACTATATCCGGTAGCCGAAGTTATTCGCTACGGAATGAGGCGGTGTTACTTGAGTTTGCCTTGTTGCGATTTGCCCTTGAGAAAATGATGTCGAAGGGTTTTACTTTAGCCAGTGTCCCTTCGATGGCACGTGAATACACTTTCATGGGTCAGGGCATGTTCCCTAAAGCTCGCGATCAAGTCTATTTCGTGCCTGAAGATGACATTTACCTGGCTGGTACATCTGAGGTAGTGCTAAATAGCTTACACAAGGATGAAATTCTAAGCGAAAGTGATTTGCCCATCCTCTACGGTGGCTTTTCTGCTTGTTTCAGGCGTGAAGCGGGTAGTAGTGGGCGTGATGTTCGCGGTCTTATCCGTGTTCACCAATTTAACAAGGTAGAGCAGTATGTGCTTTGCAAAAATGACCCCGAAGAGTCGGCAGCATGGCACAAAAAATTGCTCAATACATCAGAAGAGATTTTGCAATCGCTGGAACTGCCCTATCAAGTTGTAGAATGTTGCACCGGAGATATGGGACTGGGCAAATTTCGGATGAATGACATCAATTCATGGGTACCAAGTGAGGGCAAATATCGAGAAACGCATAGCTGCTCGTCTCTGCACGATTGGCAAGCCCGCCGAACTAATCTGCGCTATCGGGGTGAGGATGGCAAGGTACGTTTCGCCCATACTCTAAATAATACTGCGCTGGCAACACCGCGTATCATGGTTCCGTTCTTGGAGAATCATCAGCAGGCAGACGGTTCAATCCGCCTTCCGGTGGCATTACAGCCATATATGGGTGGGCTACAAAAACTGGGTTAG